TGCTATAGGGAGGGATAGTGAGGAAGTGATGAGAAGAGGTCTTATAGAAAAGAGGACAGTAAGAAATGGTAGAGAAAAAGCCttgagccaggcaccattggctcatgcctgtaatcctagctactcaggaggctgagacctgaggatcatagttcaaagccagccggggcaggaaagtctccatgagacttttatccccaattaactactcaaaaactgggagtgatactgtggctcaagtggcagagcggtagccttgagctgaagcgctcagggacagcgcccaggcccaagttcaagccccacgactgacaaaaaaaaaaagctaaaagaaggGGACAGTGAAGATTCATAGAGAGCAAGGAGGACCCCGCAGGAGTCAGTGTGTTTCAGGAGGAAGGGGGCATGAAGGCATGAAGCAAAACTGAGAATATCTCTCACTGTGTTCTTGGAGACAGGCCAGAGGTCTACACAGTTGAGGGGAGGCAAAGCCTTGCCACACTAGCGCTTGGGGTAATAGGAAAACTCAATGTCAATCAtgtctttatttaatttttattatgccagtgctgggcttgaactcaaggccttggtgctgtcccttcgtcttttcctcaaggctggcactctaccacttgagccacacctccaactcctgATTTTTtactggctcattggagatagtaTTATGGATTTTTCTATATGTGCTGAATCAGAACCACGATAttgggagctcagcctcctgagaagcgcggattacaggcatgagccccctgtGGTTggctttcatttaaaatgttgttCAACTTGTTTTGCAttcgttttcatttttttaagtactgCTAAAGTATCCGTTTCCTGACAGCTgcgtgggttttttgttttttgttggtttttttttacagCCTTTATGTCGTCCCCATGTCCGAGTTGCATGCTGTCAGCGGCCACAGCTGACACCCTAACCTCACCGCCCTCTCTCCGCACTCAGGCTCTTCCAAAGCTTCCCGCAAACCAAGACCTACTTCCCCCACTTCGACCTGCACCCGGGGTCGCCGCAGCTGCGCGCGCATGGCGCCAAAGTGGTAGCCGCCGTGGGCGAGGCCGTCAAGAACATCGACCACATGCCGAGCGCCCTGACCAAGCTGAGTGAGCTGCACGCCTACATCCTTCGCGTAGACCCGGTCAACTTCAAGGTGGGCCAGAGGGGCTAcgcgggggaggggcaggtggggcggggcctgggtctGGGGCGAGACCCGACGCGAGCCCGGCGGGCGGGAGCGGAGGGTGCGCAGCCCTGCGCTGAGGTCTGGTCTCGGTCCGCAGCTCCTGTCCCACTGCCTTCTGGTTACCCTGGCCGCGCACTTCCCTGCCGACTTCACGGCTGAGGTCCACGCCGCCTGGGACAAGTTCATGTCCATCCTGTCCTCCATCCTGACCGAGAAGTACCGCTGAAGGCCGGCCCGGCCGCTGGACGGGCTGCATCCCCTTCCCGCCCCCGGCAGGACCTTCCCGAATCCCCAATAAATGGTTGAGGAAGGAACAAAGTGGGTCGTGTG
This genomic stretch from Perognathus longimembris pacificus isolate PPM17 chromosome 23, ASM2315922v1, whole genome shotgun sequence harbors:
- the LOC125340562 gene encoding hemoglobin subunit zeta-like, with the translated sequence MSLIKSERAIVMSIWDKISLQTDAIGTETLERLFQSFPQTKTYFPHFDLHPGSPQLRAHGAKVVAAVGEAVKNIDHMPSALTKLSELHAYILRVDPVNFKLLSHCLLVTLAAHFPADFTAEVHAAWDKFMSILSSILTEKYR